In Shewanella sp. GD04112, the sequence GTCGTTGGTGAAAACCGCCAGGTTCGCGGTCAAAAAGCCGTTTAATTTAGGCTTGAATGGTTATCAAGGGAGCGTTGAGTATTCAATGCTCCCTTTTTGTTTTTAGGGCCGTTGCCGCTCTCTTTGTTGCCACTTGGTTAACTACAGGATATTTTATTGAAAAATTTCAATAATAAAGGATGTCAGCATGGGATTGTTAGATGGGTTACTGGGGAATGCGTCAGAGGTCGATTTACAGGAACTGGCCGAAGAGCTGCGCCCAATTATGGGCATTCAGGAAGAACTAAAACTGGCCTATAAAGTGATCCGCGATCTGTTTGTATTTACCAACAAACGCTTGATCTTAATCGATAAGCAAGGACTGACGGGCAAGAAAACCAGTTATCACTCAGTGCCCTATAAATCCATTACCCATTTTGAAGTGGAAACCACAGGCCATTTCGATATGGATGCCGAGCTTAGGATCTGGATCTCTGGCCAAAGTGATCCTCTGGTTAAAGAACTGAAACGCGGTACCGATGTCGTTGGGATCCAAAAGACCATAGCGACGTTTGCGCTTTAATCCCTTGCTTTAGCGATTGAGTTATCAGCAGGTCGTCGCCGAATTGACTTGCTGATATTCAATCAATTCAAGACTCTATGGTTTGAACCGCTGGACTGTTCTATCGGTTCACCATTCATAGTATAGGTTTCGGATAATTCGAGCCGGCCTTGTTTATCGTATTGATTGTGGATCCCCACCCAAAAGTGTTCTTGCCCCTGAAAAAGTAAGTTGCCTTCTTCGGCGATTTGACGATTCGGATGATAGCGTTTCATGGCATAGAGTTGGCTACCTGGGTCAAATTTTAAATGGTAACTAAGGATTGGCGCCGACGTTTGGTGCTCCTTAGTATCATTAGACTTAGCCATTGCTTCGACAATGTTATTGTCATCGACCATGGTTTTTGCTGCCATAGGCTGTTCCTGCTCGGCAGCATCAAAATAGTGGCGGGTTTCATTGAGCTTACCATCGTCGCTGAGCCAGGCTTCGCGTTGTAACTGGCCTTGCGGTGTAAAACGTTGCCAGTGGCCGACATCCTGATAATCGTTTTCTATCACTTTTACAAAGCCAGACTCGAGCAATTCGCCTTGTTTTGAAAAGGCTTTTGAGCTGAATAGGTTCTCGTCTAGGCGAGTGAGCAGCCAACGGATAGCCCCATCCTCATAGTATTCGATGCGAGTGTCAGGGTGACCCGTCTGATAATATTCCCGTTGATTATCCTCAAGATGATAGCCGCAACGGGTGTTGGAGTGGCTCTCAAAGGATTCGAGAACACCTTGCTTGTTATAGGAAGAGCGTTCCTTGAGGTAACCTTGGCCATCACGGACAACATATTCTGCAATTGTCTTGATGGTACCGTCTTCATAAAACCAGCGGGCCGTGCCATCGCGATTGCCTTGAGTGTGGGGCAAATACATTTGAACTTGTTGGTTTTCATAGTATTCAATAAAGGGCGCGATGGAGAGGTTACGCTGATATTGGCCTTCGGCTGACAATACGCCGCTTTCATAATAACTGCGGAAAAGGCCTTCTCTTAAGCCCTTTTCAAGATAGATCTCAAGGGAGAGTTGACCATTTTCATGGTACCAAGTGGCAAGACCCTGCTCATGGCCATTTTCAAAGGGGATGCATTGTTCAAGCTGTCCGTTCCGATACCATTTCTCGCTGTTACCATGGGCAAGGCCATCAACAAAATTGAATTGGCTTGCCAGCACGCCATTGGGGTGCCATTCCTGACGTAAACCGCAATTTAACCCCTGTGGATTGAGGTGTTCTCGCCAGGCCAGTTGGCCATCTTCGTAATAGGT encodes:
- a CDS encoding PH domain-containing protein — its product is MGLLDGLLGNASEVDLQELAEELRPIMGIQEELKLAYKVIRDLFVFTNKRLILIDKQGLTGKKTSYHSVPYKSITHFEVETTGHFDMDAELRIWISGQSDPLVKELKRGTDVVGIQKTIATFAL